In Anaerobacillus isosaccharinicus, one genomic interval encodes:
- a CDS encoding spore germination protein: protein MLTHMNNILGIRINSASSNASINFGNVVHKGHQANIKMNVGYAQAGDANFSPLQFNNANLTNDPDVQDQAQAQI, encoded by the coding sequence ATGTTGACACATATGAACAATATCCTTGGGATAAGAATTAATAGTGCTTCTTCTAATGCTTCAATTAACTTTGGTAATGTCGTTCATAAAGGTCACCAAGCCAATATAAAGATGAATGTCGGTTACGCTCAAGCTGGTGATGCGAACTTCTCACCTCTACAATTTAATAATGCTAACCTTACAAATGACCCAGACGTTCAGGACCAAGCTCAGGCTCAGATTTAA
- a CDS encoding heptaprenylglyceryl phosphate synthase, with the protein MLEYHEWKHVFKLDPNKEINDNDLERICESGTDGLIIGGSDGVTEDNILDLLMRIRRYSVPCALEVSSLETVTPGFDYYFIPSVLNSNSTNWITGLHHKAVKEFGAIMNWDEIVMEGYCVLNPESKVAAITESNTNLTTEDIVAYAQMAEKMFKLPIFYIEYSGVYGDVEVVKEVSEILQRTQLFYGGGIKTLEQAKEMAEFANTIVVGNIIYENIDQALSTVNVKCRM; encoded by the coding sequence ATGCTTGAATATCACGAGTGGAAACACGTATTTAAATTGGATCCTAATAAGGAGATTAATGATAACGATTTAGAAAGAATTTGCGAATCTGGAACTGACGGGTTAATAATCGGCGGTAGTGATGGTGTAACAGAAGATAACATATTAGACTTGCTTATGCGAATTAGACGTTATTCAGTTCCATGCGCCCTTGAAGTTTCATCATTAGAAACAGTAACGCCAGGTTTTGACTACTATTTTATTCCTTCAGTTTTAAATAGCAACTCGACAAATTGGATTACTGGGCTTCATCATAAGGCTGTGAAGGAATTCGGTGCCATCATGAACTGGGATGAAATTGTCATGGAGGGTTACTGTGTATTAAATCCAGAAAGTAAAGTTGCTGCTATAACTGAATCCAATACAAATTTAACTACAGAAGATATTGTTGCTTACGCTCAAATGGCAGAAAAAATGTTTAAGCTTCCAATTTTTTATATTGAATACAGTGGTGTTTATGGAGATGTTGAAGTTGTGAAAGAAGTAAGCGAAATTCTTCAAAGAACGCAACTGTTCTATGGCGGTGGAATTAAAACTCTAGAACAAGCTAAAGAAATGGCTGAATTCGCTAATACTATTGTTGTTGGAAACATTATCTATGAAAACATTGATCAAGCACTTTCTACAGTAAATGTAAAATGTAGAATGTAA
- a CDS encoding ATP-binding cassette domain-containing protein, whose translation MYAIDVQNVTYSYPDTTTAIENISLQIPIGAKIALLGPNGAGKSTLLHHLNGLKLPQEGSISIMGIPLNKKSAKMIRQKVGLVFQDPDDQVISGTVWEDVQFGPRNLGMSEAEIEAVCNVALGSVGMLDFKQRAPYQLSYGQKKRVAIAGILAMTPDIVILDEPMSYLDPKGQDEVAALLQGLNFMGKTILLSTHDVDFAVSWADTVIIMKDGRLLAYGGPELLVDEEWIRKADLHLPRIARLFRMIPNLNIEKLPTNEQEAARLLFKLLNYEGIRFN comes from the coding sequence ATGTATGCAATAGATGTTCAAAATGTAACGTATAGTTATCCGGATACTACAACTGCTATTGAAAATATTTCACTTCAAATACCGATTGGTGCAAAAATTGCGTTGCTCGGCCCTAATGGAGCTGGAAAATCGACACTACTTCACCATCTAAATGGATTGAAACTACCTCAAGAAGGATCTATTTCAATTATGGGAATTCCTTTGAACAAAAAAAGTGCGAAAATGATTCGGCAGAAGGTTGGCTTAGTTTTTCAGGATCCTGATGATCAAGTAATCTCAGGAACGGTGTGGGAGGATGTCCAATTTGGACCTAGAAATCTAGGAATGTCAGAAGCTGAGATTGAGGCAGTTTGTAATGTGGCGTTAGGATCAGTAGGGATGTTAGATTTTAAACAAAGAGCACCATATCAGCTTAGCTATGGGCAAAAGAAAAGAGTTGCGATTGCAGGTATTTTAGCAATGACACCGGATATTGTTATTTTAGATGAACCAATGTCTTACCTTGATCCTAAAGGGCAAGACGAGGTTGCAGCTCTTCTTCAAGGACTAAACTTTATGGGGAAGACCATTCTTCTTTCTACCCATGACGTTGATTTTGCAGTCTCATGGGCAGACACTGTTATTATTATGAAGGATGGACGTCTCCTTGCATATGGAGGCCCGGAGTTACTAGTTGATGAGGAGTGGATAAGAAAGGCTGACCTTCACTTACCAAGAATAGCTCGATTATTTCGAATGATACCAAATTTAAATATAGAGAAACTACCGACGAACGAGCAAGAAGCAGCTAGACTATTATTTAAATTACTAAATTATGAAGGAATTAGATTTAATTAA
- the pcrA gene encoding DNA helicase PcrA gives MNVQLILDGLNNEQRQAVKHTDGALLIMAGAGSGKTRVLTNRIAYLIGEKEAAPWSILAITFTNKAAKEMKERVRKIIGPVAEDVWISTFHSMCVRILRRDIDRIGVKRNFTILDSGDQLSVIKLILKQKNIDSKKFEPKSLLGSISSAKNELKTVKDYAKIAKGPYESTVADVYEAYQKELRKNHALDFDDLIMTTIQLFKQVPEVLEFYQRKFQYIHVDEYQDTNRAQYMLVRMLAERFKNICVVGDSDQSIYGWRGADITNILSFENDYPNSTTIMLEQNYRSTQTILRAANEVINNNYNRKPKNLWTENQAGDNIACFIGDTEHDEAYFVVGKIKELMREHDYKLSDVAILYRTNAQSRVIEELLVKSNINYNIVGGTKFYDRKEIKDVLAYLRVVGNPDDDISLRRIINVPKRGIGATTVDKIAEFAASQGISIFQALHEVEQMGLAKGTTNKLIEFIDHMRSWVQLEEYLSVTELVEELLEKTGYREMLKNEKTIEAQSRLENIDEFLSVTTEFEKKNEDKSLVAFLTDLALIADIDKVDEDENNQQDSERVLLMTLHSAKGLEFPVVFLIGMEEGVFPHSRSLFEEEEMEEERRLAYVGITRAEQRLYLSCAKMRTLFGRTNTNPQSRFIKEIPSEVLDSLNEEKEAPAWAKTSRSTASSGSGVAAPGRQRMKATTTTPQMNTTGGDQFTWQVGDKAEHKKWGVGTVVSIKGSAENVELDIAFPQPIGIKRLAAKFAPITKV, from the coding sequence ATGAATGTACAGTTAATATTAGATGGATTGAATAATGAACAAAGACAAGCAGTAAAGCATACTGATGGCGCGTTGTTAATTATGGCAGGTGCAGGCTCTGGAAAAACGAGAGTACTAACAAATAGAATTGCTTACCTAATTGGGGAAAAAGAAGCGGCCCCGTGGTCGATTTTGGCGATTACTTTTACAAATAAGGCAGCAAAAGAAATGAAAGAGCGTGTTAGGAAAATTATTGGACCAGTGGCAGAGGATGTTTGGATTTCCACATTCCACTCAATGTGTGTCCGTATATTGCGAAGAGACATTGATCGAATTGGTGTTAAGCGAAATTTTACCATTTTAGACTCAGGTGATCAATTGTCGGTTATCAAACTTATCTTAAAGCAAAAAAATATCGACTCGAAGAAATTTGAGCCCAAAAGCTTATTAGGTAGCATTAGTAGTGCAAAAAACGAATTAAAAACAGTAAAGGATTATGCAAAAATTGCAAAAGGTCCTTACGAATCTACAGTCGCTGATGTCTATGAGGCATATCAAAAAGAGCTCCGAAAAAATCATGCCCTAGACTTTGATGATCTTATCATGACAACTATCCAACTGTTTAAACAAGTACCCGAAGTGCTTGAATTTTATCAACGCAAATTCCAATATATTCACGTTGATGAGTACCAAGATACGAACCGAGCACAATATATGTTAGTTAGAATGCTAGCAGAGCGCTTTAAAAATATTTGTGTTGTTGGGGACTCAGACCAATCAATTTATGGCTGGCGTGGTGCTGACATTACCAATATTTTATCCTTTGAAAATGACTATCCTAACTCGACTACGATTATGTTAGAACAAAATTATCGTTCTACACAAACGATTCTTCGTGCTGCAAATGAAGTGATTAACAATAACTATAATCGTAAACCGAAAAATCTGTGGACAGAAAATCAAGCTGGGGATAATATTGCCTGCTTTATTGGCGATACTGAGCATGATGAAGCCTATTTTGTTGTTGGTAAAATTAAAGAATTAATGAGGGAACACGACTACAAACTTTCGGATGTAGCGATCCTTTATCGTACGAACGCCCAATCTCGTGTAATTGAGGAATTGTTAGTTAAATCAAATATTAACTATAACATCGTTGGTGGGACAAAGTTCTATGACAGAAAAGAGATTAAAGATGTCCTCGCTTATTTACGAGTAGTAGGAAATCCTGATGATGACATATCATTACGTAGAATTATTAATGTCCCAAAGCGAGGGATTGGGGCAACTACCGTAGATAAAATTGCCGAGTTTGCAGCGTCTCAAGGAATATCAATTTTCCAAGCGTTACACGAAGTTGAGCAAATGGGCTTAGCGAAAGGGACAACAAACAAGCTTATTGAGTTTATTGATCATATGCGTAGTTGGGTTCAACTAGAGGAATATTTGTCGGTAACAGAACTTGTAGAAGAATTACTAGAAAAAACGGGTTATCGTGAAATGTTAAAAAATGAAAAAACAATTGAAGCACAAAGTCGTCTAGAAAACATTGATGAGTTTTTATCTGTAACGACTGAATTTGAAAAGAAAAACGAAGATAAATCGCTAGTAGCCTTCTTAACAGATTTGGCCCTTATTGCTGATATTGATAAAGTTGATGAGGACGAAAACAATCAACAAGATTCAGAGCGAGTTTTATTAATGACGCTACACTCAGCAAAAGGATTGGAATTCCCTGTCGTTTTCTTAATTGGAATGGAAGAAGGCGTGTTTCCTCACAGTAGGTCTCTCTTTGAAGAAGAAGAGATGGAAGAAGAACGAAGGCTGGCATATGTTGGGATAACTCGTGCTGAACAACGCTTATATCTGTCATGTGCAAAAATGCGAACTCTCTTTGGCCGTACGAATACAAATCCGCAATCACGTTTCATTAAAGAAATTCCAAGTGAAGTTCTAGATTCCCTTAACGAAGAAAAAGAAGCACCTGCATGGGCGAAAACATCTCGCTCTACGGCTAGTAGCGGTAGTGGAGTTGCAGCTCCAGGCAGACAACGAATGAAGGCGACTACGACAACTCCACAAATGAATACAACGGGTGGAGACCAGTTTACATGGCAAGTCGGCGATAAAGCAGAACATAAAAAGTGGGGCGTAGGGACAGTTGTAAGTATCAAAGGCTCTGCTGAAAATGTAGAGTTAGACATTGCATTCCCACAACCAATTGGAATTAAGCGTCTAGCAGCTAAATTCGCCCCAATTACTAAAGTGTAA
- a CDS encoding agmatinase family protein, whose amino-acid sequence MGFFDNHGLSFRKKKALESDRTTDLLGIEQAQKEAKIPEIENQKILNRSVKYGLEAAPSIGDRTISTFTREPRPAYAGIPTFLRTPFLEDVRRVGEYDVAFIGVPFDIGTTYRAGARFGPEAMRRISKLYTSYSYEKGVDLAESLKMCDVGDVFTIANIEKSFDQIYKAVSHVFAQGTLPVMLGGDHAIGYPCLRAIAEHVDGKVGIIHMDRHLDLQEKDMDERMHTTPWFHATNIPNAPPSNLVQVGIGGWQVPREAVQNVRKFGTTAISIDDVERLGIEKVAEIALEKAWSGGAKAVYLSVDIDSFDAGFVPGTGWPEPGGFLPREGLKFLDIVAREGICGMELVEVSPPYDVSDQTALLGTRIIADVLAAMVDAGKLGKKFS is encoded by the coding sequence GTGGGTTTTTTCGATAATCATGGGTTAAGCTTTCGAAAGAAAAAAGCCCTAGAAAGTGACCGGACAACTGACTTGCTAGGAATTGAACAGGCACAGAAAGAAGCAAAAATTCCAGAGATTGAGAATCAGAAGATTTTAAACAGGTCAGTAAAGTATGGTTTAGAAGCCGCTCCATCGATTGGTGATCGAACAATTTCTACATTTACTAGAGAACCGAGACCTGCATATGCAGGAATACCTACATTTTTACGGACACCATTTTTAGAAGATGTTCGTAGGGTTGGGGAATATGATGTTGCATTTATTGGAGTGCCATTTGACATTGGTACAACGTATCGGGCTGGGGCGAGATTTGGTCCTGAGGCAATGCGTCGTATTTCCAAATTGTATACGAGTTACAGTTATGAAAAAGGCGTTGATTTAGCAGAATCACTGAAAATGTGTGATGTTGGTGACGTGTTTACGATTGCCAATATTGAAAAGAGTTTTGATCAAATCTATAAAGCTGTTTCCCACGTTTTTGCTCAAGGCACCTTGCCAGTTATGTTAGGTGGAGACCATGCTATTGGTTATCCGTGTTTACGGGCGATTGCGGAGCATGTTGATGGCAAAGTAGGAATTATTCATATGGACCGCCATTTGGATTTACAGGAAAAAGATATGGATGAACGGATGCACACGACACCTTGGTTCCATGCGACGAACATTCCTAATGCTCCACCATCTAACTTAGTGCAAGTGGGAATTGGTGGCTGGCAAGTACCAAGAGAAGCCGTGCAAAATGTACGGAAGTTCGGTACTACGGCCATTTCTATTGATGACGTAGAAAGATTAGGAATTGAAAAGGTAGCTGAAATTGCCCTTGAGAAAGCATGGTCCGGTGGAGCCAAAGCAGTTTACCTAAGCGTAGATATTGATAGTTTTGATGCTGGGTTTGTTCCAGGTACTGGCTGGCCAGAACCTGGTGGTTTCTTACCGCGGGAAGGCTTGAAGTTTTTAGATATTGTTGCTAGAGAAGGTATCTGTGGGATGGAGTTAGTTGAAGTATCACCTCCTTATGATGTCAGTGACCAAACAGCCTTACTAGGCACTCGGATTATTGCAGACGTATTGGCTGCAATGGTTGACGCCGGAAAACTAGGCAAGAAGTTCTCATAA
- a CDS encoding LysM peptidoglycan-binding domain-containing protein, whose translation MRIHITKRGESLYDVAERYKVDVNVLYGQNQHIQDPHNLQDGMQLTLPSVIGLEGVMGNDSDCKGNVCAFVSDEPVKYNKLNIKHWPSQDYSQPIYGTHYQEKDFSQVEIYPQYPHYPQHPQSPIPVQQQQYYQYPQPNNWNY comes from the coding sequence GTGAGAATTCATATTACAAAAAGGGGAGAATCCCTTTACGATGTAGCTGAAAGATATAAGGTTGATGTAAATGTATTATATGGACAAAATCAACATATCCAAGATCCACATAATCTTCAAGATGGAATGCAATTAACTCTTCCTTCTGTAATCGGACTAGAGGGTGTAATGGGTAATGATTCAGATTGCAAAGGAAATGTTTGTGCGTTCGTGTCAGATGAACCTGTGAAATACAATAAACTTAATATTAAACATTGGCCTTCTCAGGATTACTCTCAACCAATCTATGGGACTCATTATCAAGAAAAGGACTTTTCTCAGGTTGAAATTTATCCACAGTATCCACATTATCCACAGCACCCGCAATCACCAATACCTGTGCAGCAACAACAATACTATCAATATCCACAACCAAACAACTGGAATTATTAG
- the gerPC gene encoding spore germination protein GerPC, which produces MYYYQWPYQYYYQCSLGCTAPSQCQFQNQYFPTNLEQQYVNSGYQYVDQYSSQLQNNNEQNNDTSNGHNNNQNGQDQANYQNNHQFQFNQEYAHRVIQALENLQQKIEDVEKENEELKEKVENIKPINIEAINYKIQELTVEELSGTLNIGLSALTDAENLKKLLEEKGEIKFNDIDTEAMESLEEMDDFNANNNNNNNAQ; this is translated from the coding sequence ATGTACTATTATCAGTGGCCTTATCAGTATTATTATCAGTGTTCTTTGGGGTGTACCGCCCCATCCCAATGTCAGTTTCAAAACCAGTATTTTCCAACAAATCTTGAACAACAGTATGTGAATTCTGGTTACCAATATGTCGATCAATACTCAAGTCAACTTCAAAACAACAACGAACAAAACAATGATACTAGCAATGGGCATAACAACAATCAAAATGGGCAGGATCAAGCAAACTATCAGAATAACCACCAATTTCAATTCAATCAAGAATACGCTCATAGAGTAATTCAAGCGTTAGAAAACTTACAACAAAAAATTGAAGATGTAGAAAAAGAAAATGAGGAATTAAAAGAAAAAGTTGAAAATATTAAACCTATTAACATTGAGGCTATAAATTATAAAATCCAAGAGCTGACGGTTGAGGAATTATCAGGAACATTAAATATTGGTCTGTCTGCCTTGACAGATGCTGAGAATTTGAAAAAATTACTAGAGGAAAAAGGTGAAATAAAGTTCAATGACATTGATACAGAGGCTATGGAAAGCTTAGAAGAGATGGATGATTTTAACGCGAATAATAATAATAATAATAATGCACAATAA